A region from the Terriglobia bacterium genome encodes:
- the gspE gene encoding type II secretion system ATPase GspE yields MEAAATEKKLLGEMLRDRGLISEEDLKNALALQQERKDKLGRILIDLGYVAERDVLSVLSEQLQVPLFQGDYPAVPLEATRLPYRFLRAFHTIPVHIESDQLSIVMADPLDLETQSAVKLRTGFRLNLNLGSESEITQQLEKLYGGDDAGGEKLIETIGEGASAADEDNIEHLRDLASEVPVIRMVNLIISRAVESRASDIHIEPFERDLRLRYRVDGVLHNIDPPPNQLRAAIISRIKLMAKLNIAERRLPQDGRIKLKVLGREIDLRVSTLPTMYGESVVMRILDQSNSSLIDLRRLGFPENSYDKICEMTSKPHGIFLVTGPTGSGKTTTLYSALKRINIPDRKIITIEDPVEYQMDGINQIQANPQIGLTFGTGLRHIVRQDPDVIMIGEIRDLETAEIAIRSALTGHLVFSTLHTNDAPSAITRLVDMGVEDYLLASSLIGILAQRLVRVNCRECSEAVLTPAATLEDAGFPTAGLGKTIELKRGRGCARCGHSGYQGRLGIYELLDIDEELRRMIVTKTDSTVLKAQAIKSGMRTLKEDGWNKVLAGITTADEVLRVTQEV; encoded by the coding sequence CGGCGAGATGCTGCGCGACCGCGGCCTCATTTCCGAAGAAGATTTGAAGAATGCACTGGCGTTGCAGCAGGAGCGGAAAGACAAGCTCGGGCGGATTCTGATCGACTTGGGGTACGTCGCCGAGCGTGACGTACTCAGTGTTCTAAGCGAGCAGCTCCAGGTTCCGTTGTTTCAGGGTGACTACCCTGCCGTTCCCCTCGAAGCGACCCGCCTGCCTTATCGCTTTCTGCGCGCTTTTCACACCATTCCGGTTCACATCGAGTCCGACCAGCTGTCGATCGTGATGGCCGATCCGCTGGATCTGGAAACCCAGTCGGCCGTGAAACTCCGGACCGGATTCCGATTGAATCTCAATCTTGGATCCGAATCGGAAATCACTCAGCAGCTCGAAAAGCTCTACGGCGGAGACGATGCCGGTGGAGAAAAGCTGATTGAGACGATCGGCGAGGGCGCTTCGGCGGCCGACGAAGATAACATCGAACACCTTCGAGACCTCGCCTCAGAAGTGCCCGTCATCCGGATGGTGAATCTCATCATTTCCCGTGCCGTCGAGTCGCGTGCGAGTGATATTCATATCGAACCATTCGAGCGAGATCTCCGGCTGCGCTATCGCGTCGACGGTGTCCTTCACAATATCGATCCGCCGCCAAATCAGCTTCGGGCTGCGATCATCTCCCGTATCAAGCTGATGGCGAAGCTGAACATCGCCGAACGGCGGCTTCCCCAGGACGGCCGCATCAAACTCAAGGTCCTCGGCAGGGAAATCGATTTGCGCGTGTCGACCCTGCCGACAATGTATGGCGAAAGCGTCGTCATGCGTATTCTCGATCAATCCAATTCCTCGTTGATCGATCTGCGCCGGCTTGGATTTCCCGAAAACTCATACGACAAGATCTGCGAGATGACGTCCAAGCCGCACGGCATCTTCCTGGTGACGGGCCCCACCGGCAGCGGCAAAACAACGACGCTCTACAGCGCTTTGAAGCGCATCAATATCCCCGATCGCAAGATTATTACGATCGAGGATCCCGTCGAATACCAGATGGACGGGATCAATCAGATTCAGGCGAATCCGCAAATCGGTCTGACATTCGGCACCGGCTTGCGCCACATCGTGCGGCAGGACCCGGACGTGATCATGATCGGAGAAATCCGCGACCTGGAAACCGCGGAAATCGCGATCCGGTCCGCATTGACGGGCCATCTGGTCTTCAGCACGCTGCACACGAATGATGCTCCGAGCGCGATCACACGCCTTGTGGATATGGGCGTGGAAGATTACCTTCTGGCGTCGTCGTTGATCGGGATTCTCGCGCAGCGCCTGGTGCGGGTGAACTGCAGGGAGTGCAGCGAGGCCGTGCTTACGCCCGCCGCGACTCTCGAGGACGCGGGTTTCCCAACCGCCGGGCTCGGCAAAACGATCGAACTCAAGCGCGGCCGCGGTTGCGCCAGGTGCGGTCACTCCGGATACCAGGGCCGCCTCGGCATCTACGAATTGCTGGATATCGATGAAGAGCTGAGACGGATGATCGTCACCAAAACGGATTCGACGGTTTTGAAGGCGCAGGCCATCAAGTCCGGTATGCGCACTCTGAAGGAAGACGGCTGGAATAAGGTTCTGGCGGGAATCACGACTGCCGATGAAGTGCTGCGTGTTACGCAGGAAGTCTGA